CATCAGGTGAAGGTAACACCTGCGGCATCATCTGCATCAGGCGTTCATTAGCAACCCGATGCACTTCCGCTGGCGGCAGCGACGTATTGGCGTTATTTTCCACGCCCCACAGCAGCAATAGATAGCGTAGGCGCTGTAGCCCCGCCGTCGGACGTGCCTGAATAATCGTATAGGCTCGCTGCGTATCAGCCTTGACCGATGACACAACACCAACGGGATACCCTTCAGGGAAACGCCCGCCCAGACCCGATGTGACTAACACGTCACCCACTCGGATATCGGTATTATTAGGCAAGTGCTCAAGTTGCAGATCGTCGGTACAACCATTACCAGCGGCAATCACGCGGATATCATTGCGCAGCACCTGAATCGGCAACGCATGGGAAACATCACAAATCAATAAAACCCGGCTGGTAAATTGGCCAACCGCCACAACCTGACCCACCACGCCTTTATCACTAATAACCGGTTGCCCTTCATACACGCCGTTCGCCAGGCCTTTATCAATCACCACCTGATCGCTATAAGGATCAGTTCCGGTAGACATCACCTGCGTGACCATCTTCTGCTCATCCTGACGCAGCGGCGAGCCCAGCAGTTCGCGTAGCCGTGCATTTTCCTGTTTGAGTTGACCTAACAGCAACAGGTCACTGTTTTTCATCAACAGTTCCTGACGCAGCGCGGTATTTTCAAGGCCTAATTGCTCGCGAGTTGCCAGTGAGGCAGACATGTTGTCCAGAGCCTGACGCGGCCCATTTGCCAGAAAATAGAATGGGCTGACGGCGGTGTCCATGTACGTTCTGATTTTGGCGAACGAACCGAGCCGACTGTCCGCAACGATCACGACAATCGCGGTAACGACAGTAAAAAAAAGTCGTAATTGCAGGGAAGGTCCCCTGCTAAAAAGCGGCTTCATAAAGTTTGCGTATTCCTCGACAGCAACCTCAAATCGCTCCTGGCGATTTTTAACGTCACAAAGCAGCGCCCCATAGGGCTACAGGCAAATAAAAAAGGGGTAACCACGAGAGATGAAAAACGCAGGCGTTCATCCATCCGGTCCCCCCCTTTTTCCAGACAAGATTACTCTTCGCTGAACAAATCGCCACCGTGCATGTCGATCATTTCCAGCGCCTTACCGCCGCCACGGGCAACACAGGTCAACGGATCTTCAGCCACTACAACCGGAATGCCGGTTTCTTCCATCAGCAAACGATCCAAGTTACGCAACAGTGCACCGCCGCCAGTTAACACCATACCGCGCTCGGAAATATCGGAGGCCAGTTCTGGCGGGCACTGTTCCAACGCGGCCATGACGGCGCTGACGATACCCGTCAACGGCTCTTGCAGCGCTTCCAGAATTTCATTGGAGTTCAGCGTGAACCCACGTGGAACACCTTCAGCAAGGTTACGGCCACGCACTTCAATCTCAAGGACTTCGTCGCCCGGATAAGCAGAGCCAATTTCATGTTTGATACGTTCTGCCGTCGCTTCACCGATCAGTGAACCATAGTTACGACGAACATAGTTGATGATCGCTTCATCAAAGCGGTCACCACCAATACGAACGGAAGAGGAGTACACCACGCCGTTCAGTGAGATCACCGCCACTTCCGTCGTACCACCACCAATATCCACCACCATGGAACCGGTCGCTTCAGATACGGGCATGCCAGCACCGATCGCAGCCGCCATCGGCTCTTCGATCAGGAACACTTCACGGGCACCAGCACCCAGCGCAGATTCGCGAATGGCGCGACGCTCAACCTGTGTCGCACCGACCGGCACACACACCAGTACACGCGGGCTTGGGCGCATAAAGCTGTCGTTATGCACTTGCTTGATGAAGTGCTGCAACATTTTTTCTGTGACCTGGAAATCGGCAATAACGCCATCTTTCATCGGGCGAATCGCCACGATATTCCCAGGGGTTCTGCCCAGCATCTGCTTGGCATCATGGCCGACTGCTGCCACGCTTTTTTGGGAACCAGCACGATCCTGACGGATCGCAACCACAGAGGGTTCATTCAGTATGATGCCCTGCCCTTTAACATAAATTAGGGTATTGGCGGTACCCAGGTCGATGGACAAGTCGTTGGAAAACATGCCACGAAATTTCTTAAACATAACGAAAGGATAATCCTGCAAGCTGGGGGCGAAAAATAAATCCGCCTACTTTACCAACCACACGAAGCAGCGACAAGGCACGAAAAGGCTCTGCTTCGGTGAAAAATAAGTCTGCATTGCGCACATCGACATCAGAGAGAAGACACAGAATGCTGTCTCCTCAGGCAGCAAGGCATTTTACCCCTGCCCACCCGACAAAATTGCACTAACACAGGACATAAAATCTAACATTTAATCGGATTGGCGCTAACGTGAGCACACACTAACCGATTTAACAAACGCCTCATTCTACGTCAATTTGAACAGGACGTTTATACTAAACACGATGCTGCGGTGAATATTTTTTCAGCTCATCCGTTATGGGGACTGATGCGACAAAAAAATCGCCTTGCCCGCCATAAACCCCTTTGCCCAACAGCATCCGCCACTCCTCTTTGGTACGTACACCGGAGGCAAACACCCGGGTTTGCGTGCCTTTACAGGCCTCGGTCAAACTTTGCACAAAAAGCTGATTTTCCGGGCGACGCTCAAGACTGCGGACCAACGCGGGGTGAAGCTTGATGACCTCCACAGGGAGCGACTTGATATACATCGTGCTGACCAGCGTCAAACCCGCCTGCGTGACCGCCAGGCGACAGCCTAAGCCCAGGATCACAGTGAGAACCGGACGCAGGCGACCGATATATTGACAAACATCTGCCTCAGCAAGTTCAAATAAAATGCACTGCCGCTGCGTTTTCGGACATTGCAGTAATGTTTCTTTCAGCCAGCGCAAGAAAGGCTTTTGCAAAAGTGAGTCCACACTTATCGGTAAAGCCAGCGTTTCTCCGGGCCAGTTCGCCGACAAATCAACAATACGAGCGACAAGTTGGCGATCATAGCTGGTCGCCAACCCCAACTGTTGAACCAGAGGCATGTACTCTGCGGCAAGCAATTCCTGTTCTCCGTCATAAATCCGGCTCATCATTTCACGATGATGTACCACGCCCTCTTTGGTGACCGCAGGTTTCTGGTAAAGCCGCGGACCACCGCGCGCCAATGTTTGTTCCAACAACGTCCGCCATTTCACGCTGCCACGCCCTTTATCCGGCACCTTCCTGTCAAACACGCACCAACTGTTACCCCCTTGCAATACCGCATTACGCGTTGCGTCCTCCACGCTTTCCATGACCTGCTCAGCGCTTTGTCCGCCGCGATAGGCGCAAATACCAATGTGGAGAACCTCCTCCCGATCGATAAATGGACAAGCGGGGAGAATATCGATGGCTTTCACCAGTTGCGTGGCAATCGCATTGGCATCCTTTAGCGTACTGTGAGGGAGTAATACGGTGAAGTCGCT
The window above is part of the Pectobacterium araliae genome. Proteins encoded here:
- the mreC gene encoding rod shape-determining protein MreC codes for the protein MKPLFSRGPSLQLRLFFTVVTAIVVIVADSRLGSFAKIRTYMDTAVSPFYFLANGPRQALDNMSASLATREQLGLENTALRQELLMKNSDLLLLGQLKQENARLRELLGSPLRQDEQKMVTQVMSTGTDPYSDQVVIDKGLANGVYEGQPVISDKGVVGQVVAVGQFTSRVLLICDVSHALPIQVLRNDIRVIAAGNGCTDDLQLEHLPNNTDIRVGDVLVTSGLGGRFPEGYPVGVVSSVKADTQRAYTIIQARPTAGLQRLRYLLLLWGVENNANTSLPPAEVHRVANERLMQMMPQVLPSPDEMGPPLPPDIAAPTAESQRGRQ
- the mreB gene encoding rod shape-determining protein MreB, with translation MFKKFRGMFSNDLSIDLGTANTLIYVKGQGIILNEPSVVAIRQDRAGSQKSVAAVGHDAKQMLGRTPGNIVAIRPMKDGVIADFQVTEKMLQHFIKQVHNDSFMRPSPRVLVCVPVGATQVERRAIRESALGAGAREVFLIEEPMAAAIGAGMPVSEATGSMVVDIGGGTTEVAVISLNGVVYSSSVRIGGDRFDEAIINYVRRNYGSLIGEATAERIKHEIGSAYPGDEVLEIEVRGRNLAEGVPRGFTLNSNEILEALQEPLTGIVSAVMAALEQCPPELASDISERGMVLTGGGALLRNLDRLLMEETGIPVVVAEDPLTCVARGGGKALEMIDMHGGDLFSEE
- the csrD gene encoding RNase E specificity factor CsrD, producing MGFTTRFSILIVLQTVLAILLMLFSSIFSLCYYSQLRTEQQLREVTASIDQALLVQSPENIQYWLPGMMKTAGIIVLEIQDNDSALYSIQLPEANWERTHLYHEVEFPLMQHTNMAIALKYADPLMGLPRFVVSTLSVLLAAGVMLLMLYFSIRWLRQQTAGQEELEKRAQRILKGERESVMQGSVREWPVNTSGALDQLLSDLVEAREERGRVDTLIRAFAAQDAETGLNNRLFFDNQLTTQLEDGEEVGTHGIVMMIRVPDFETLQEMHGDNNILQEYRFTLVNLLSTFVMRYPSALLARYFSSDFTVLLPHSTLKDANAIATQLVKAIDILPACPFIDREEVLHIGICAYRGGQSAEQVMESVEDATRNAVLQGGNSWCVFDRKVPDKGRGSVKWRTLLEQTLARGGPRLYQKPAVTKEGVVHHREMMSRIYDGEQELLAAEYMPLVQQLGLATSYDRQLVARIVDLSANWPGETLALPISVDSLLQKPFLRWLKETLLQCPKTQRQCILFELAEADVCQYIGRLRPVLTVILGLGCRLAVTQAGLTLVSTMYIKSLPVEVIKLHPALVRSLERRPENQLFVQSLTEACKGTQTRVFASGVRTKEEWRMLLGKGVYGGQGDFFVASVPITDELKKYSPQHRV